Proteins from a genomic interval of Microbacterium esteraromaticum:
- a CDS encoding DNA polymerase III subunit gamma and tau, with protein sequence MTTALYRRYRPETFAEMIGQSQVTDPLMTALRGDRIGHAYLFSGPRGCGKTTSARILARCLNCAEGPTDTPCGVCPSCIELSRAGGGSLDVVEIDAASHNGVDDARDLRERATFAPSRDRFKIFILDEAHMVTPQGFNALLKLVEEPPAHVKFIFATTEPEKVLGTIRSRTHHYPFRLVPPAAMLEYVEKLCAEEGVQVADGVLALVVRAGGGSPRDTLSLLDQLIAGSEAGNVTYERAVALLGYTHAALLDEIVDALAAGDAASAFPAVDRIVQTGQDPRRFVDDLLERLRDLIVIEAVGEGASAVLRGLPADELQRMHAQARAFGALRLSRTADLVSQALDDMTGATSPRLHLELMVARVLAGAAADGEHAAAPASSGAVPQRPAAPTAPTSATGAAAAPSAAAPASAPAVPAMPTTSDATLNAPAPPPAPSAEPAPAAAAGPTAPAPAPAAETPTAETPAAETPAAETPTAVPSGPVTFERIRDSWAGVLKRLESISRSSWLMVTAIQPLGYDVDSEVLTLGFSSPSDVSRFKGATPGKGTSDHLRTAIEQELGITVKYRPAPLPPADGASTGVGGPDGSGGPGGSTGPAGPGSSGGSGGTGGPAPSNPAPSNPAPSNPAPSNSAQSNSASAAQNGAAQSRTAPIAPSAGDDAPAAGWAKPTDVSETSGPGAPKGKARQASEPSAATARPSNAAVTEWAVAPIPSSDAPVASAPAKASPQTPAVPAPGIASGASTTSTPPTASAATVSAPAPAGPADGASTAAAPVAAKPAQHSAPQQPNPQQQAPQQPYDDQPPYDDQPPYDDQPPYDEYPPFDDEPPYDPMYDGPPPRETPGRQASGPARASAPQVAAPRAVAAPASAGPAAPAESGARPTAPTAASAVASGQAAAPPAASAPAASRATAPAASRSMHDGVERRGEAVIRQVLGAKFLREEPFEAPTRFN encoded by the coding sequence GTGACGACAGCCCTCTACCGCCGCTACCGGCCCGAGACCTTCGCGGAGATGATCGGGCAGTCCCAGGTGACCGATCCGCTCATGACCGCGCTACGCGGCGACAGGATCGGGCACGCGTACCTGTTCTCCGGCCCCCGCGGATGTGGAAAGACCACGTCAGCGCGCATTCTCGCGCGTTGCCTCAACTGTGCCGAAGGGCCCACCGACACCCCGTGCGGTGTGTGCCCGAGCTGCATCGAACTGTCGCGCGCCGGCGGCGGCTCGCTCGATGTCGTCGAGATCGACGCGGCCAGCCACAACGGTGTCGACGACGCCCGCGACCTGCGCGAGCGTGCGACCTTCGCACCGAGCCGTGATCGGTTCAAGATCTTCATCCTCGATGAGGCGCACATGGTCACACCGCAGGGCTTCAATGCCCTGCTGAAGCTGGTCGAGGAGCCGCCGGCGCACGTCAAGTTCATCTTCGCGACGACCGAGCCAGAGAAGGTGCTCGGCACGATCCGTTCGCGCACGCACCACTATCCGTTCCGGTTGGTGCCGCCCGCGGCGATGCTCGAGTACGTCGAGAAGCTGTGCGCCGAAGAGGGCGTGCAGGTCGCCGACGGTGTACTCGCGCTCGTGGTGCGCGCCGGTGGTGGTTCGCCGCGAGACACGCTCTCATTGCTCGACCAGCTGATCGCCGGTTCCGAGGCGGGCAACGTGACTTACGAGCGTGCCGTCGCGCTGCTCGGCTACACCCACGCCGCGCTGCTTGACGAGATCGTCGATGCGCTCGCCGCAGGTGATGCGGCATCCGCCTTCCCCGCGGTCGACCGCATCGTGCAGACCGGGCAAGATCCGCGCCGGTTCGTCGACGACCTGCTCGAGCGGCTGCGCGACCTGATCGTGATCGAGGCGGTGGGCGAGGGGGCATCCGCTGTGCTCCGCGGCCTGCCTGCCGACGAACTGCAGCGCATGCACGCCCAGGCGCGCGCGTTCGGGGCTCTGCGTCTCTCGCGCACCGCAGACCTGGTCAGCCAGGCGCTCGACGATATGACCGGAGCGACCTCGCCGCGGCTCCACCTCGAGCTGATGGTCGCGCGCGTGCTCGCCGGGGCCGCCGCCGACGGTGAGCACGCTGCGGCTCCCGCGTCGTCCGGTGCCGTTCCACAGCGTCCCGCGGCTCCGACTGCACCCACCTCGGCAACGGGCGCTGCGGCGGCGCCGAGTGCGGCTGCGCCCGCGTCCGCGCCTGCGGTCCCAGCGATGCCTACGACGTCGGATGCCACGCTGAACGCTCCGGCCCCGCCGCCCGCGCCATCCGCCGAACCTGCCCCGGCCGCTGCTGCGGGGCCGACGGCGCCCGCGCCTGCTCCGGCCGCGGAGACGCCGACCGCTGAGACGCCTGCCGCTGAGACGCCTGCCGCTGAGACGCCGACCGCTGTGCCCTCGGGTCCGGTGACCTTCGAACGGATCCGGGACTCCTGGGCCGGCGTGCTCAAGCGCCTCGAATCGATCAGTCGTTCCTCTTGGCTGATGGTCACGGCGATCCAGCCGCTTGGCTACGACGTCGACAGCGAGGTGCTGACGCTCGGGTTCTCCAGCCCCAGCGACGTGTCGCGGTTCAAGGGCGCGACACCAGGCAAGGGCACCTCCGACCACCTGCGCACGGCCATCGAGCAAGAACTCGGCATCACCGTGAAGTACCGTCCGGCTCCGCTGCCACCGGCAGACGGCGCCTCCACTGGTGTGGGTGGACCTGACGGTTCGGGAGGCCCCGGCGGCTCGACCGGCCCCGCTGGCCCCGGAAGCTCCGGCGGTTCTGGGGGAACCGGCGGACCTGCACCGTCGAACCCTGCACCGTCGAACCCTGCACCGTCGAACCCTGCACCGTCGAACTCTGCACAGTCGAACTCTGCATCCGCGGCACAGAACGGCGCCGCGCAGTCACGAACGGCGCCCATCGCGCCCAGTGCCGGTGACGATGCCCCCGCCGCAGGCTGGGCAAAGCCGACAGATGTGTCCGAGACCTCAGGGCCGGGCGCCCCGAAGGGGAAGGCGCGTCAGGCGTCCGAGCCTTCCGCGGCGACCGCGCGACCATCGAACGCCGCGGTCACCGAGTGGGCGGTCGCTCCCATCCCGTCCTCGGATGCCCCCGTCGCGTCGGCACCTGCGAAAGCGTCACCACAAACGCCCGCTGTGCCCGCGCCGGGCATAGCGTCGGGAGCGTCCACGACTTCGACGCCCCCGACGGCATCGGCCGCGACGGTATCCGCGCCCGCGCCGGCAGGTCCGGCCGACGGGGCGTCCACGGCGGCAGCACCTGTGGCGGCGAAGCCCGCGCAGCACTCGGCTCCCCAGCAGCCGAATCCGCAGCAACAAGCGCCGCAACAGCCCTACGACGACCAGCCTCCGTACGACGATCAGCCTCCGTACGACGATCAGCCTCCGTACGACGAGTACCCGCCGTTCGACGACGAACCGCCGTACGACCCGATGTACGACGGTCCGCCGCCACGGGAAACTCCGGGACGCCAGGCATCCGGCCCCGCACGGGCTTCCGCGCCGCAGGTAGCCGCGCCCCGGGCAGTCGCAGCCCCGGCATCCGCAGGGCCGGCGGCTCCCGCGGAGTCCGGCGCCCGTCCAACCGCGCCGACCGCCGCATCCGCCGTTGCTTCAGGGCAGGCGGCCGCCCCGCCCGCAGCATCCGCCCCTGCGGCCTCCCGCGCTACTGCGCCCGCCGCCTCGCGGTCGATGCATGACGGCGTCGAACGCCGTGGCGAAGCCGTGATCCGCCAGGTGCTCGGAGCGAAGTTCCTTCGCGAAGAGCCCTTCGAGGCACCGACGAGGTTCAACTGA
- a CDS encoding glycoside hydrolase family 65 protein: MIDRERHPVDPWRLIENTYDASGVSETVFTVANGYLGLRGNHIEGRGAHEHGTFINGLHETWPIRHAEQAYGFAEVGQTIVNAPDAKVMRVYIDDEPLSFDATEMHEYSRVLDMRTGVLSRDVLWVTPSGKRVRMRDERLVSFDERHLAVLRLEIVVENADAPVTVSCQLLNRQDGAGIYAGDPMASKSERKGFDPRKAEKITERVLQPVEYWQDGLRSALSYRVTESGMTVAVVADHIVETENDYSARSLIEPDIAKNVFRVQAKAGVPIRISKIVSYHSSRGVPPRELVDRCRRSLDRAGVEGVDALFQAQSRWLSDFWERSDVRIAGHDDLQQATRWCLFQLAQAASRADGSGVPAKGLTGSGYSGHYFWDTEVYVLPFLTYTSPQWAKNALRARVLMLPAARRRAAQLNEAGALFPWRTINGEEASAYYAAGTAQYHINADVSFALGKYVRATGDEDFLRREGADIAVETARLWATLGFWRGINGESSFHIHGVTGPDEYTTVVNDNLFTNVMARYNLRFAARVVREMRAADPASYAALVERVGLDFGEAEAWERAAEAIHIPYSEGLGIHPQDTFFLEREVWDLEGTPAEKRPLLLHYHPLVIYRFQVLKQADVVLALFLQGNHFTDDEKLADFDYYDPLTTGDSTLSAVVQSIMAAEVGYQDLAREYFEHALYVDLADLHHNASDGVHVASAGGVWTALVSGFGGMRDHAGELSFDPRLPVDWPELSFPLQWQGAALHVTVTRDALRVEVRSGDVVEFAVRGAVHRAAVDEPAVVRLVDQGPVRPGRPTLRKFEDARRDDGTRLSASVPVTTSALPVLDAYDD, translated from the coding sequence ATGATTGACCGCGAACGCCACCCCGTCGACCCGTGGCGGCTCATCGAGAACACCTACGACGCTAGCGGGGTGTCTGAGACCGTCTTCACGGTCGCCAACGGCTATCTCGGCCTGCGCGGCAATCACATCGAGGGGCGCGGTGCCCACGAGCACGGCACGTTCATCAACGGTCTGCACGAGACCTGGCCGATCCGCCACGCCGAACAGGCGTACGGCTTCGCCGAGGTGGGGCAGACGATCGTCAACGCCCCCGACGCCAAGGTGATGCGCGTCTACATCGACGACGAACCGCTGTCGTTCGACGCGACTGAGATGCACGAGTACTCACGTGTGCTCGATATGCGCACCGGTGTGCTCTCGCGCGATGTGCTGTGGGTGACCCCGTCGGGCAAGCGCGTGCGCATGCGCGATGAGCGCCTGGTGAGTTTCGATGAGCGTCATCTGGCGGTGCTGCGCCTGGAGATCGTCGTCGAGAACGCCGATGCTCCGGTGACGGTGAGCTGTCAGCTGCTGAACAGGCAGGACGGTGCAGGTATCTACGCCGGCGACCCGATGGCCTCCAAGTCCGAGCGCAAGGGATTCGACCCGCGCAAGGCCGAGAAGATCACTGAGCGGGTGCTGCAGCCGGTCGAGTACTGGCAGGACGGGCTGCGCTCGGCGCTGTCGTACCGCGTCACCGAGTCGGGGATGACGGTGGCGGTCGTCGCCGACCACATCGTCGAGACCGAGAACGACTACAGCGCGCGATCGCTGATCGAACCCGACATCGCCAAGAACGTCTTCCGGGTGCAGGCGAAGGCGGGTGTGCCGATCCGCATCAGCAAGATCGTCAGCTACCACAGCTCGCGCGGCGTGCCGCCGCGTGAGCTCGTCGACCGGTGCCGCCGCTCGCTCGACCGGGCGGGTGTCGAGGGGGTGGATGCCCTCTTCCAAGCCCAGTCTCGGTGGTTGAGCGACTTCTGGGAGCGCTCGGATGTGCGCATCGCCGGACACGACGATCTGCAGCAGGCGACGCGCTGGTGCCTGTTCCAGCTCGCCCAGGCCGCATCGCGCGCCGACGGCAGCGGGGTGCCGGCGAAGGGCCTGACCGGGTCGGGCTACAGCGGGCACTACTTCTGGGACACCGAGGTCTATGTGCTGCCGTTTTTGACGTACACGTCGCCGCAGTGGGCGAAGAACGCCCTGCGCGCACGGGTGCTGATGCTGCCGGCGGCCCGCCGGCGCGCGGCGCAGCTGAACGAGGCGGGCGCACTGTTCCCGTGGCGCACGATCAACGGCGAAGAGGCGTCCGCCTACTACGCGGCCGGCACGGCGCAGTACCACATCAACGCCGACGTGAGCTTCGCGCTCGGCAAGTACGTGCGCGCCACGGGGGATGAGGACTTCCTGCGCAGGGAAGGCGCCGACATCGCGGTCGAGACGGCGCGTCTGTGGGCGACGCTGGGCTTCTGGCGGGGCATCAACGGTGAGAGCTCGTTCCACATCCACGGTGTGACCGGGCCCGATGAGTACACCACGGTCGTCAACGACAACCTGTTCACGAACGTGATGGCGCGGTACAACCTGCGCTTCGCCGCCCGTGTTGTGCGCGAGATGCGCGCTGCCGATCCCGCCTCGTATGCAGCCCTGGTCGAGCGGGTCGGTCTCGACTTCGGTGAGGCCGAGGCGTGGGAGCGCGCGGCCGAGGCCATTCACATCCCGTACAGCGAAGGACTGGGCATCCACCCGCAGGACACGTTCTTCTTGGAACGCGAGGTGTGGGATCTGGAGGGCACGCCCGCCGAGAAGCGCCCGCTGCTGCTGCACTACCACCCGCTGGTGATCTACCGCTTCCAGGTGCTCAAACAGGCCGATGTCGTGCTCGCGCTGTTCCTGCAGGGCAACCACTTTACCGACGACGAGAAGCTCGCCGACTTCGACTACTACGACCCGTTGACGACGGGGGATTCCACGCTTTCGGCGGTCGTGCAGTCGATCATGGCGGCCGAGGTCGGGTATCAGGACCTCGCCCGCGAGTACTTCGAGCACGCCCTGTACGTCGACCTCGCAGACCTGCATCACAATGCCTCGGACGGCGTGCATGTCGCGTCGGCGGGTGGCGTGTGGACCGCGCTGGTGAGCGGCTTCGGCGGAATGCGCGACCACGCCGGAGAACTGAGCTTCGACCCGAGGCTGCCGGTGGACTGGCCCGAGCTGTCGTTCCCCCTGCAGTGGCAGGGGGCGGCGCTGCACGTCACCGTGACGCGCGATGCGCTGCGTGTCGAGGTGCGTTCGGGCGACGTGGTCGAGTTCGCGGTGCGCGGCGCCGTGCACCGCGCGGCCGTCGACGAACCGGCCGTCGTGCGGCTGGTCGATCAGGGCCCGGTGCGCCCCGGGCGCCCGACGCTGCGCAAGTTCGAGGATGCCCGGCGCGACGACGGAACGCGCCTGTCGGCGTCGGTGCCCGTCACCACCAGCGCGCTCCCGGTGCTCGACGCATACGACGACTGA
- a CDS encoding beta-phosphoglucomutase family hydrolase, translating to MVHELPDPHHILDLSSAPGVLFDLDGVLTPTAEVHMRAWQSVFDDVLARWGIVEPYTDADYFAYVDGKKRYDGVASLLRSRNIEIPWGEVTDPPEAETVCGVGNRKNAAFAAALRSGGIAPYPGSLAVLVSLRDAGVPMGVVSSSKNAEEVLSTAGIRDFFRIVVDGVVAERDHLASKPAPDMFLEGARMLQVDPAAAVAVEDAVAGVGSAAAAGFGVVVGVDRGAGPEVLRAAGATVVVDDLSQLLSERSETND from the coding sequence ATGGTTCACGAACTTCCCGATCCGCACCACATCCTCGACCTCAGCAGCGCCCCCGGCGTGCTGTTCGACCTGGATGGGGTGCTCACGCCGACCGCTGAGGTGCACATGCGCGCCTGGCAGAGCGTGTTCGATGATGTCCTCGCCCGATGGGGGATCGTCGAGCCGTATACGGATGCCGATTACTTCGCCTACGTCGACGGCAAGAAGCGGTACGACGGCGTGGCGAGCCTGCTGCGCAGCCGCAACATCGAGATCCCGTGGGGCGAGGTCACCGATCCGCCCGAGGCCGAGACGGTGTGCGGCGTCGGGAACCGCAAGAACGCTGCGTTCGCGGCGGCCCTGCGCTCGGGCGGCATCGCCCCGTATCCGGGGTCGCTCGCGGTACTGGTGAGCCTGCGCGACGCCGGTGTGCCGATGGGTGTCGTGTCGAGTTCGAAGAACGCCGAAGAGGTGCTGAGCACAGCGGGCATCCGAGACTTCTTCCGCATCGTCGTCGACGGTGTCGTCGCTGAACGCGACCACCTCGCCTCGAAGCCAGCGCCCGACATGTTCCTCGAAGGGGCGCGGATGCTGCAGGTCGACCCGGCGGCCGCTGTCGCGGTCGAGGATGCTGTCGCCGGCGTAGGGTCGGCGGCCGCGGCGGGCTTTGGCGTCGTGGTCGGAGTCGACCGTGGCGCGGGACCCGAGGTGCTGCGCGCTGCCGGCGCGACGGTTGTCGTCGACGATCTTTCCCAGCTGCTGAGCGAGCGGAGCGAGACGAATGATTGA
- a CDS encoding acetate/propionate family kinase — protein sequence MSHVLVINSGSSSLKYSLLDMTREVELAGGLIERIGQPVSTVAHTVHTVASPGEPAPTILEARYEDDRPIADHDEAFAAMLALFAEHGPVLTEHRPVAVGHRVVHGGARFYAPTVVTPDVERQIGELSVLAPLHNPANLAGIVAAKAVFDDVPHVVVFDTAFHQTLPPAAYTYAIDAQIAREHRVRRYGFHGTSHKYVSEHAAEFLGRANDSIRQLVFHLGNGASVTAVDRGRSVETSMGLTPLEGLVMGTRSGDIDPAALLHLSRRAGLGIDELDDLLNKRSGLLGLAGYNDMRDILAGADAGDEASRLAYDVYIHRLRAYAGAYIAQLGGVDVISFTAGVGENAVKVRADALATLGFVGVRIDPHRNAERAPGIRRISADDSVVDVLVVPTDEELEIARQTLSVI from the coding sequence ATGAGTCACGTACTGGTCATCAACAGCGGGTCGTCGTCGCTGAAGTACAGCCTGCTCGACATGACCCGCGAGGTCGAGCTCGCCGGCGGACTCATCGAGCGCATCGGCCAGCCCGTCAGCACCGTCGCGCACACCGTCCACACGGTGGCCTCTCCCGGCGAGCCCGCACCGACCATCCTCGAGGCTCGATACGAGGACGACCGCCCCATCGCCGACCACGATGAGGCCTTCGCGGCGATGCTTGCGCTGTTCGCCGAGCACGGCCCCGTCCTGACCGAGCATCGGCCCGTCGCCGTCGGCCACCGCGTGGTGCACGGCGGCGCGCGCTTCTACGCACCGACAGTCGTCACGCCCGACGTCGAACGCCAGATCGGCGAGCTCAGCGTGCTCGCCCCGCTGCACAACCCGGCCAACCTCGCCGGCATCGTCGCCGCGAAGGCCGTCTTCGACGACGTGCCCCACGTGGTCGTGTTCGACACGGCATTCCACCAGACGCTCCCGCCGGCCGCCTACACCTATGCCATCGACGCCCAGATCGCCCGTGAACACCGGGTGCGCCGCTACGGGTTCCACGGCACCAGCCACAAGTACGTCAGCGAGCACGCCGCGGAGTTCCTGGGGCGGGCGAACGACAGCATCCGACAGCTCGTCTTCCATCTCGGCAACGGGGCATCCGTCACCGCCGTCGACCGCGGACGCTCGGTGGAGACGTCGATGGGGCTCACCCCGTTGGAGGGCCTGGTCATGGGTACCCGCTCGGGCGACATCGATCCGGCCGCACTGCTGCACCTCTCCCGTCGCGCCGGGCTCGGTATCGACGAACTCGACGACCTGCTGAACAAACGCAGCGGTCTGCTGGGGCTTGCCGGGTACAACGACATGCGCGACATCCTCGCGGGAGCGGATGCCGGTGACGAGGCCTCCCGGCTGGCCTACGACGTCTACATCCACCGGCTGCGTGCGTACGCCGGCGCGTACATCGCGCAGCTCGGCGGCGTCGACGTGATCTCGTTCACCGCCGGGGTCGGCGAGAACGCAGTGAAGGTACGCGCCGACGCGCTCGCGACGCTGGGGTTCGTCGGCGTGCGGATCGATCCCCACCGCAACGCCGAGCGCGCGCCCGGCATCCGACGCATCTCGGCCGACGACTCGGTCGTCGATGTGCTGGTCGTGCCCACTGACGAGGAGCTCGAGATCGCGCGGCAGACGCTCAGTGTGATCTGA
- the pta gene encoding phosphate acetyltransferase, with the protein MARSIYITSAEGHTGKSTIALGVLDALMRVSERVGVFRPVARSTDERDFVVELLLAHDGVHLDYDECIGVSYDDVRQDPEGALGTIVARFKAVEAQCDAVVVLGSDYTDVASPAELSYNARIAANLGVPVLLVLSGRDSQNQAEQLGTTTARTPDQIQQMAALARSELATERAELFAIIVNRAEPDMLGEIVERIDDLRTPVWAVPEDRALVAPSMRGILRAVDGTLVRGEDELLEREAYNIVIAGMSMVNVLPRLTESAVVVIAADRTETLLATLLAAASGTFPDLAGIVLNGPFPLPDPVLQLIDGIELTVPIVTTDLGTYDTAVRIMNTRGRVSAESSRRYESALALFQTHVDISELTIEMGLAESTVVTPLMFEYGLIERARNDRKRIVLPEGGDDRILRAAAVLLARQVADLTILGDETEIRARAVALGLDISEAQILSPTDPVMVERFAAEYARLRAHKGITVQQAADTVTDVSYFGTMMVHLGLADGMVSGAAHTTAHTIRPSFEIIKTKPGVDVVSSVFLMALSDRVLVYGDCAVIPDPTSTQLADIALSSAGTARQFGIDPRVAMLSYSTGESGSGADVDKVREATALVRARDPQLPVEGPIQYDAAADAAVAKAKLPDSAVAGRATVFVFPDLNTGNNTYKAVQRSAGAVAIGPVLQGLNKPINDLSRGALVDDIVNTVAITAIQAQGGAA; encoded by the coding sequence GTGGCACGCAGCATCTACATCACCTCGGCCGAGGGGCACACGGGCAAGTCGACCATCGCGCTGGGCGTGCTCGACGCACTGATGCGCGTGTCGGAGCGCGTCGGGGTGTTCCGCCCCGTCGCCCGTTCGACCGACGAACGCGACTTCGTCGTCGAGCTGCTGCTCGCCCACGACGGCGTGCACCTCGACTACGACGAGTGCATCGGCGTGAGCTACGACGACGTCCGGCAAGACCCCGAAGGTGCGCTCGGCACGATCGTGGCCCGCTTCAAGGCGGTCGAAGCGCAGTGCGACGCCGTCGTCGTGCTCGGCAGCGACTACACCGATGTCGCCAGCCCCGCAGAGCTCAGCTACAACGCGCGCATCGCCGCGAATCTCGGCGTTCCGGTGTTGCTCGTGCTCTCGGGGCGCGACAGTCAGAACCAGGCCGAGCAGCTCGGCACCACCACGGCCCGCACACCCGATCAGATTCAGCAGATGGCGGCGCTCGCGCGCAGCGAGCTCGCCACCGAGCGGGCCGAACTGTTCGCCATCATCGTCAACCGCGCCGAACCCGACATGCTTGGTGAGATCGTCGAGCGCATCGATGACCTGCGCACCCCGGTGTGGGCCGTGCCCGAGGACCGGGCGCTGGTCGCGCCCTCGATGCGGGGCATCCTGCGGGCGGTCGACGGCACGCTGGTGCGCGGCGAAGACGAGTTGCTCGAACGCGAGGCGTACAACATCGTCATCGCCGGCATGTCGATGGTCAATGTGCTGCCGCGCCTCACCGAGAGTGCCGTCGTCGTGATCGCCGCCGACCGCACCGAGACGTTGCTGGCGACGCTGCTCGCCGCAGCATCGGGGACGTTCCCCGATCTCGCGGGCATCGTGCTCAACGGCCCCTTCCCGCTGCCCGATCCGGTGCTGCAGCTGATCGACGGCATCGAGTTGACCGTGCCGATCGTGACCACCGATCTGGGCACCTACGACACCGCGGTGCGCATCATGAACACCCGTGGCCGCGTCAGCGCCGAGAGCAGCCGCCGCTACGAGAGCGCACTGGCGCTGTTCCAGACCCACGTCGACATCTCCGAGCTGACGATCGAGATGGGGCTGGCCGAATCGACCGTCGTCACGCCGCTGATGTTCGAGTACGGGCTCATCGAACGCGCACGCAACGACCGCAAGCGCATCGTGTTGCCCGAGGGCGGCGATGACCGCATCCTGCGGGCCGCCGCCGTGCTGCTGGCCCGCCAGGTCGCCGACCTGACGATCCTCGGCGACGAGACCGAGATCCGGGCCCGCGCTGTCGCCCTCGGGCTCGACATCAGCGAGGCGCAGATCCTCAGCCCCACGGATCCGGTCATGGTCGAGCGGTTCGCCGCCGAGTACGCGCGGCTGCGCGCGCACAAGGGCATCACCGTGCAGCAGGCGGCCGACACCGTCACCGATGTGTCGTACTTCGGCACGATGATGGTGCACCTCGGGCTCGCTGACGGCATGGTATCGGGTGCAGCGCACACCACCGCGCACACCATCCGGCCCTCGTTCGAGATCATCAAGACCAAGCCGGGCGTCGATGTCGTCTCCAGCGTGTTCCTGATGGCACTCTCTGACCGCGTGCTCGTGTACGGCGACTGCGCCGTGATCCCCGACCCCACCAGCACGCAGCTCGCCGACATCGCGCTGTCGTCGGCGGGCACAGCGAGGCAGTTCGGCATCGATCCGCGGGTGGCGATGCTGTCGTACTCCACCGGCGAGTCGGGCAGCGGCGCCGACGTCGACAAGGTGCGCGAGGCGACCGCTCTCGTGCGCGCTCGCGACCCGCAGCTGCCGGTCGAGGGACCGATCCAGTACGACGCCGCGGCGGATGCGGCCGTCGCGAAGGCCAAGCTGCCGGATTCGGCCGTGGCGGGCCGGGCGACCGTGTTCGTCTTCCCCGACCTGAACACCGGCAACAACACCTACAAGGCGGTGCAGCGCTCGGCCGGCGCCGTGGCGATCGGGCCCGTGCTGCAGGGGCTGAACAAGCCGATCAACGATCTCAGCCGGGGTGCGCTGGTCGACGACATCGTCAACACGGTGGCGATCACGGCCATCCAGGCGCAGGGCGGCGCCGCGTGA
- a CDS encoding rhomboid family intramembrane serine protease yields MTASAPAPASPYFTRFLAPVGLLALMWVIQLADAVLPGSFVGWGLRSWDLGSLQGVVLGPLLHAGWAHLIANSVPFLVLGCLVAVEGAKRFWAVTAMVALIGGAGTWLVNAPGTLTVGSSVLVFGYFGYVVVRVLAPGRLAHRFAYAGIAVIVVVMYGTTMFTGIFGVHSGVSWQAHLFGAIGGGLTVFVRRREVGSRE; encoded by the coding sequence GTGACCGCATCCGCTCCCGCCCCGGCCTCTCCCTACTTCACGCGCTTCCTCGCCCCGGTGGGGCTGCTCGCGCTGATGTGGGTGATCCAGCTCGCGGATGCCGTCCTCCCGGGCAGCTTCGTCGGATGGGGCCTGCGGTCGTGGGATCTGGGGAGTCTGCAGGGCGTTGTGCTCGGTCCGCTGTTGCACGCCGGCTGGGCGCACCTGATCGCGAACTCCGTGCCGTTCCTGGTGCTCGGCTGCCTCGTCGCCGTTGAAGGGGCGAAGCGCTTCTGGGCGGTGACCGCCATGGTCGCGCTCATCGGAGGCGCGGGCACCTGGCTGGTGAACGCACCGGGCACCCTCACTGTCGGATCGTCCGTGCTCGTCTTCGGCTACTTCGGGTACGTCGTCGTGCGGGTGCTCGCCCCCGGTCGCCTCGCACACCGGTTCGCGTACGCCGGGATCGCCGTGATCGTCGTGGTGATGTACGGCACGACGATGTTCACCGGCATCTTCGGCGTGCACAGCGGTGTGTCGTGGCAGGCGCATCTGTTCGGGGCCATCGGCGGCGGCCTGACCGTGTTCGTCCGCCGCAGAGAGGTCGGCAGCCGTGAGTGA
- a CDS encoding RNA polymerase sigma factor, with translation MRRRRIVLEENRRTFDALVDRFGAAALRHAQRVFMTLEDAQDAVENAFERAWVVVRDGGSVNLSWLLRVIDTSSGDGQTPAPVRQAPALLGEVLRAAASPEGDLRIDLEWVFSGLSIGERHLIELVDMDGWTVATAAKMLGLRQAVARKRLQRARQKLHALLFAAEVGLRAGGEHVRSA, from the coding sequence ATGAGGCGTCGACGCATCGTCCTCGAGGAGAACCGCCGAACGTTCGATGCGCTGGTGGATCGCTTCGGCGCGGCCGCGCTGCGTCATGCGCAACGCGTCTTCATGACGTTGGAGGATGCCCAGGACGCGGTCGAGAATGCGTTCGAGCGCGCCTGGGTCGTTGTGCGCGATGGCGGGTCGGTGAACCTGAGCTGGCTGCTGCGCGTCATCGACACCTCCAGCGGAGACGGCCAGACCCCGGCGCCTGTTCGGCAGGCCCCGGCGCTACTCGGCGAGGTGCTGCGCGCTGCCGCGTCGCCGGAAGGCGATCTGCGGATCGATCTGGAGTGGGTGTTCTCAGGCCTGTCCATTGGGGAGCGCCATCTCATCGAACTGGTCGACATGGACGGCTGGACCGTCGCCACGGCAGCCAAGATGCTGGGGCTTCGCCAGGCCGTGGCGCGCAAACGCCTTCAGCGCGCACGGCAGAAGCTCCATGCGCTGCTGTTCGCCGCCGAGGTCGGCCTCCGAGCGGGAGGTGAGCATGTCCGATCTGCGTGA